Sequence from the Longibacter salinarum genome:
CGGATGACCTCCGACGCGTCGTGTTCGTGCTAACAGGCGGTGTGGTCCACATGGTCGAGGTGGCTGTCGGCTTGCGTTCGGAGTCTGTGGCCCAGGTGAGCGGTCAACTGCAGGCACGAGATACGGTCATCGTTGCTCCCGAGGACGCTGTTGCGCGCGAGCTGGTGCCGGGGGCACGCCGGTCGGTGGACACCTTCACGGAGGCTTCTGCATACTGATTTCGGCTTCTCGAACGAGTTAGCGACTCCGTCAGAAGCGCGACCCTGATTCGACACGCAAAAATCGTTATGAGCACATCTCTGACCCGCATCGGCCGCATTGCGGTCCGCTTCCTCCTTGGTCTGGTTCTGCTCCTGTCCGGGATTGGGAAATTGCTCGATCCGACGGGCGCCGAATCTCTTGTCGGCGTGGTCATGGGAGCGGACTCTGTGTTCGTCGACTACGCCACGCTCATCGTTTATCTCGTCACACTGAGTGAGCTCGTCCTCGTCGGTTGGCTGGCCTGGGGACGGCACCTAATGGCTGCGTTTACAGCGACCTTCGTTCTGGTG
This genomic interval carries:
- a CDS encoding MauE/DoxX family redox-associated membrane protein, with the protein product MSTSLTRIGRIAVRFLLGLVLLLSGIGKLLDPTGAESLVGVVMGADSVFVDYATLIVYLVTLSELVLVGWLAWGRHLMAAFTATFVLVAIFTFVVGSIVMSDQVVATCGCFGALGLDLSAEGTLVRNLVLLAIILTGILLTDASQKAEA